A genomic region of Mus musculus strain C57BL/6J chromosome 7, GRCm38.p6 C57BL/6J contains the following coding sequences:
- the Myod1 gene encoding myoblast determination protein 1 encodes MELLSPPLRDIDLTGPDGSLCSFETADDFYDDPCFDSPDLRFFEDLDPRLVHMGALLKPEEHAHFPTAVHPGPGAREDEHVRAPSGHHQAGRCLLWACKACKRKTTNADRRKAATMRERRRLSKVNEAFETLKRCTSSNPNQRLPKVEILRNAIRYIEGLQALLRDQDAAPPGAAAFYAPGPLPPGRGSEHYSGDSDASSPRSNCSDGMMDYSGPPSGPRRQNGYDTAYYSEAARESRPGKSAAVSSLDCLSSIVERISTDSPAAPALLLADAPPESPPGPPEGASLSDTEQGTQTPSPDAAPQCPAGSNPNAIYQVL; translated from the exons ATGGAGCTTCTATCGCCGCCACTCCGGGACATAGACTTGACAGGCCCCGACGGCTCTCTCTGCTCCTTTGAGACAGCAGACGACTTCTATGATGACCCGTGTTTCGACTCACCAGACCTGCGCTTTTTTGAGGACCTGGACCCGCGCCTGGTGCACATGGGAGCCCTCCTGAAACCGGAGGAGCACGCACACTTCCCTACTGCGGTGCACCCAGGCCCAGGCGCTCGTGAGGATGAGCATGTGCGCGCGCCCAGCGGGCACCACCAGGCGGGTCGCTGCTTGCTGTGGGCCTGCAAGGCGTGCAAGCGCAAGACCACCAACGCTGATCGCCGCAAGGCCGCCACCATGCGCGAGCGCCGCCGCCTGAGCAAAGTGAATGAGGCCTTCGAGACGCTCAAGCGCTGCACGTCCAGCAACCCGAACCAGCGGCTACCCAAGGTGGAGATCCTGCGCAACGCCATCCGCTACATCGAAGGTCTGCAGGCTCTGCTGCGCGACCAGGACGCCGCGCCCCCTGGCGCCGCTGCCTTCTACGCACCTGGACCGCTGCCCCCAGGCCGTGGCAGCGAGCACTACAGTGGCGACTCAGATGCATCCAGCCCGCGCTCCAACTGCTCTGATGGCATG ATGGATTACAGCGGCCCCCCAAGCGGCCCCCGGCGGCAGAATGGCTACGACACCGCCTACTACAGTGAGGCGGCGCGCG AGTCCAGGCCAGGGAAGAGTGCGGCTGTGTCGAGCCTCGACTGCCTGTCCAGCATAGTGGAGCGCATCTCCACAGACAGCCCCGCTGCGCCTGCGCTGCTTTTGGCAGATGCACCACCAGAGTCGCCTCCGGGTCCGCCAGAGGGGGCATCCCTAAGCGACACAGAACAGGGAACCCAGACCCCGTCTCCCGACGCCGCCCCTCAGTGTCCTGCAGGCTCAAACCCCAATGCGATTTATCAGGTGCTTTGA